TGATACGGCGATCAAGATGCTTGACGGGGATAGCGGTACTTTGCAGACAGGCAGTGTTTTACACGAAACGGAATTAACTTCAAATGTGCTGCTGCTGGCATATGGAGGTGAAGGGGAGCTTGCAATGGATGGCGAGGGTTGCCACATTGGAGCTTCTTTTGCCTGTCATATGGTGAAGGGGTCATCCTTTACGCTGACGGCCAGATCAGAGGACATTCATTATATTGTCATTATGTACAAGGCTTCTTCCATAGAGGGTGCCTCTCTTGTTGTACCTTCATATCGCAAGCATCCGTTGCGCAGGTCATTTGTTCAAAACTCGGCAACCCATGCGGAATGGATCGAAAAAGCCGAGAAAATCGTTGCCAAATGGCGCCGTGGTGAAGGACTGGAACGTTTCTATGCCAACGCTTTGCTCCAAGGAATAATCTACGAGCTGATCATGGAGTATGAACGTGATCAAGGGGGAGCGGAGTCCGACATGGTGGATGTAGTCGCTTCTTATATCACATCGCACTATCGTCAAAACTTGGAGCTAAAAGAGCTGGCAGCCCTGGCAGGCTGTAGTGTAAGACAGCTGCAGCGCCGCTTCAAACAAGAGAAGCAGCTTGGACCGATGGAATACGTCATTCAGCTGCGTATGGAAAGTGCTTCACGCATGCTGCGTCATACGGATGCGTCCATCGGTGAAATTGCGGACAAAATGGGCTATCGCGATATGTATTACTTCAGCAGAGCATTTAAAAAATATCATGGCGTCCCACCGCTACATTACCGGCATGCCGCCGCTTCGAGAAGAGATGCAGACTATGCGAATGCTTTGCTGCAAAATCGTACAGCTTCTTCCTATGAATCAGCCGAAGGCCCGGTCATCTGCCATATACGCGGGGAGTACACCGTCACCGAAATACCACAGCGTATCGCTGTCCTCGATGTGCAATATGCTGATCATTTGCTTGCATTGGGCTTGTCACCGGTAGGAAGTGTCGGACTAGGAAGTACCGTGTTAACGTTCCCTCAATCACTCCGGGCAGGACTCCAGCATACAGCATTACTTGGTACGTATGAATACCCCGATCTTCCGGCGGTAGAGCGACTTGCGCCGGATCTGATTATTTGCACCGAGGTGCATGATCAGCACCATGAACTGTTAAGTGGAATCGCTCCAGTACTCATGTTCAAGCGTAACGAAAACTGGAAGACGATTCTAAGTCTGTTCGGTGAACTGACAGGCAAGCGAGCAGAGGCCAAGCAGATTATCGCGGATTATCACCGTCGAACGTCTTTGCTGTCTGAGGAACTGGCTCCGGCGTTGGCAGGAAAAAGCGTGGCATTGATTCGTCCACTGGATTCCCTCGTGCGCGTCCATTCTGCTGCTCATCGCACAGGCGCTGTGCTGTACCGGGATCTGGGTCTGCCCGTTCCGCTGTTTGTGGCAGATTCCTCCGATACGGCCTATCATATCTCCGTTGAGAGATTACCTGCAGTACAAGCTAGCCACTACTTTTTGCTGAGTAATGAGCTTATGCAAGATGGAATATCTGCGACAGAGCAACGTGTCTGGGGGATGCTTGATACGGATGAGCGACAGCAAATACACTCGGTAGATGCGGCGACATGGATCGGTTGTTATGGGCCGATAGGCATCAATGGCATTGTGGATCAGATTGAACAGGCGTTGTTGGCTTGATAGGTAGTTGCTGGTGCTAGCCCGCTTGCAGCGAAAGACGGTACGTTCTACCTTTTAAAAAATTTGATATGTTCCAAATGCATCGAAAGGTCGTCGGATTCCCTATGGGATGAAGAAGGACCTTTTTGTTTTATTACTATAACGAAAGGTTCGACTGCATACTCGCGTCCTGTACAACCCTGCATATATTCAGCGTATTCAAAGCCCATTGGATCGATTGGATAAGGGTTTGAGAAAACTAATAAATCCCCCTTATTCGCCAATTTCCTTTCGCAAATGTAACAATATGGGTTATCATATACGTAGTTCAGGCACTATTAGGAGGGGATTCAATGAAAAAAAATATAGCAATAATCATACTAATGGTTGGATTGGTAATAAGCATGTACTTCAACTATCAATTCAAAGCGTACAAAGATAATCAAGAAGTTGAATACACGGTTAAACTAAATCATGGAACTCAAATGGGTATAAAAGAATCAATCTTTAATTTAGATAATGTGATAAAAAGCTTAGAGGACGGCTCTTCCAAGGAAACAGTCATTCATGCCTTAGGAAATGTGGCGGTATCTTTGAAAGTTGGCGAAGAATCATTCGTGTTCCTGAAATCCGACTTCAGGGAAGATCAATTATCATCAACTTATTTAATCTATAATGTGTTTAGAGATATGTATACGTATATAAGAGTAGAAATCATAGACCAAATTTTATCGAATAAGATATCGCTAGAAAAAGAATCGAGAAATCAACTGATTAAGGATATTGGAGTGCTTAAACAAGATTTGGAATATATCGATAGTCAATTTAACGAGGATATTCTGAAAGAACAAAGTCCTAAGTGGATTGAAAACAAATGGAAACAGTTAATTGGAGAGATTGTAAATAGAAATACGGATTATAAATTATATGAAAGAATGAAAACGAAATACAATCTATAATGAGTTCGTGAGAGACTATGGATATAGGCGGATAACCCCGCACCAGCTAACTGTACTCATGTAGCCGCACCCTTTCAGGTGCTTTTAAGCCGGTGGTGGGTTAGCATCTACGAAACAACATCAAACCATAAGGAGGCCAATTTCGTGATTAGATTGTGTAAAAGCATGGATACGGATGTAACGTATCAGATTATTAATGATGCAGCAAAGGCATACAAAGGAGTAATTCCTGACGATAGGTATCATGAACCTTATATGACATTGGAAGAGCTAAAGTGCGAAATGAACGATGGTGTAGTATTTTGGGGGTTTGAAGAAAAAAATCTATTATTAGGAGTTATGGGAATTCAAGATAAGGGTGATGTATGTTTAATTAGACACGCATATGTACGAACAAACCAACGGAATAGCGGAATAGGTACGAAGCTTTTATCTCATATGGTGGCTTTAACAAATAAACCGATCTTAATAGGGACATGGGACTCAGCTGAATGGGCTAAGAAATTTTACTTAAAGAATGGTACTGGTATCACCTGATGAGAAGAAAAAGCTATTAAATACCTATTGGAATGTTCCAGAAAGACAAATTGAGACCTCTGTAGTCTTATGCGATAGCAAGAGGGCCACTTGATAAAATTTCGGAATATACAAGTTCAAATTAAATTAGAAGTGGTTTCGTATAATATCATATTCCCGCGCAGGGGCTTTTGCCCCTTGATCTGCCCGTAACATTTCTGTGGAATGGATAAGCAGGTACATCCATTCCCTAAGATAAGGGATATATAAAGGGGGCCGTCGTGATGCTGGAACATTCCAGAAATTAATAAATCAAAATTTGAAGAGAGGTTTTTTCCTAAAACCCCTATAATTGAAAGCAAACAGCTAGACAATGTCTATTTAAAAGGACTTAGGAAATATTCACAGATTAGATTAGCGATTGCACTTGAACTTGCCAATATGGATCTTAAAAATGAAGAGAAAAAATTAAAGGAGTTTCCGAATTGAAGAATCAAAAGCGTTCAATGGTTTTAATATTTCTTTTAACAATACTCGCCCTAAGTGGTTGTAGTTCAAGCGGTGTGAAGATGGATGAAATTGTTGAGGACGGGTTGAACATAAACTCGATATCAATTGGACTGGGAGGGAGCGAGGAAGATGAAGGTATAACAGTCGTAACATATCATTTCAATCTATGGAATAGAACCAATAAATCAATAACCCTAAAAACAGTTGAACCGATTATAAGTAAGGATATTCAGGAGCGATTAATTGATAGAGACATTAAATTGGACATAAACGAAAAAGTTGATGGTAATACTTCGGAAGCACTGACAGGTACTTTTAGATTAGATACAAAAGGGCTGGATAAAGAAGGAATAATCAAGTTAAACATTAATGTTAAAGAATTTAATATAGCATTTGAACAAGTCATAGCAATAAAAGAACCTTAAGGCTCATTAATATCGGATAACGAAGTGTTTATGATGTGACAGGCTTTCTTTTCGCTGTAAAGAGTGGTGTTTTCCTTAAAGGAGGACCTTAAATAATGAGAAAACGGCATTCTATTGATAAAGCGGAGTGGTCAGAAACAAGAGAGAACCAGTATCATAAAGACTGCAAGGATATGGTATTTGCATTTGGCGATAGACTAATTGAAGTGGATGGCACGGTGTATTTGAAACGAAAAGAAGTCGAGATTAAGGTATTAAAACCGCTTAAACGAAAAACATTTTGGTATGAAACATGGCTAAAGATCAAAGAAATCTACAATACATAGTCTAATATGAAATTCAACATGATCGCTTAAGAGCCAGTGAAGGCTGATTAATCATTTGATGAGTAATATCTGGAGGTAATTGAATGACGATAATTTGTCTCGAAGGTGCCAGTTCTGTAGGTAAAAGTACCACTTGTCAGCAGTTCGCTACACAATATGATGCATTTATTGTTCCAGAAACAGGGCTTCTTTTTGAATCTCCTCAACTTGACGGTAGGGAACTTATGATGTGGTTGCTGGAGAGACAAATCAAAAGATGGCATATAGCAGCTGAGAAGAATCAACAACATGAGTATGTGATTTTGGATGGTGATGTATTTAAGATTTGGTACAGCTGGATATATGGTTATGAGCACCTATCTCTAGATGAAACAGCGAACTTTTTTAGAGAGAAGTTATTGAAGAATGAAATATCATTACCGGATGCTTATGTACTATTCTGGGCTGAAGAAGATGAGCTGCGCAAGCGAAAGGAGATGGATCAGACAAGATCCAGAAGAAATTTTGATAAACATCTGCGCATGATTGAACCTCAAATGAGATACTTCCATTACCTTAATGAACTGGTACCAGGATATGTAGGAATTCATAAAGCAGAGACTGTAGCAGATAATATACATCATATCGTAAAGCATAGCGAGACATTACCGGACATAAAAAAAAGAGAGATCGAAATCTTTGATAGAGTAATTGATTTTTACAAGATTGCTACTCCTTAAACTTAGTGTGGCTTTTGATATCAGATCTCACAGCTATTCTAGCTGTGTCTTAGATAACTGAACAAATACGGAGAACAAAGAAAAAAGGAATATGTGAGGTGAGTTATGGGCGTAAGAAAAAAATATAAACGTAAAATCGTTCGCTCCAATCGATTATTTTATTGGTATGTTGAACCGGATATTGACGATGAAGGAATAATCAAATTACATATCGTTTCTGAGGATAAGAAGTTAATTGTCACTTATGAAGTGGGACAACATAGTATTAAGAACAAGACCCCATTTATAGTCATCATCG
This Paenibacillus xylanexedens DNA region includes the following protein-coding sequences:
- a CDS encoding oxidoreductase, which translates into the protein MKKNIAIIILMVGLVISMYFNYQFKAYKDNQEVEYTVKLNHGTQMGIKESIFNLDNVIKSLEDGSSKETVIHALGNVAVSLKVGEESFVFLKSDFREDQLSSTYLIYNVFRDMYTYIRVEIIDQILSNKISLEKESRNQLIKDIGVLKQDLEYIDSQFNEDILKEQSPKWIENKWKQLIGEIVNRNTDYKLYERMKTKYNL
- a CDS encoding AAA family ATPase, whose amino-acid sequence is MTIICLEGASSVGKSTTCQQFATQYDAFIVPETGLLFESPQLDGRELMMWLLERQIKRWHIAAEKNQQHEYVILDGDVFKIWYSWIYGYEHLSLDETANFFREKLLKNEISLPDAYVLFWAEEDELRKRKEMDQTRSRRNFDKHLRMIEPQMRYFHYLNELVPGYVGIHKAETVADNIHHIVKHSETLPDIKKREIEIFDRVIDFYKIATP
- a CDS encoding helix-turn-helix domain-containing protein, whose amino-acid sequence is MPLQEQTSLWSDTAIKMLDGDSGTLQTGSVLHETELTSNVLLLAYGGEGELAMDGEGCHIGASFACHMVKGSSFTLTARSEDIHYIVIMYKASSIEGASLVVPSYRKHPLRRSFVQNSATHAEWIEKAEKIVAKWRRGEGLERFYANALLQGIIYELIMEYERDQGGAESDMVDVVASYITSHYRQNLELKELAALAGCSVRQLQRRFKQEKQLGPMEYVIQLRMESASRMLRHTDASIGEIADKMGYRDMYYFSRAFKKYHGVPPLHYRHAAASRRDADYANALLQNRTASSYESAEGPVICHIRGEYTVTEIPQRIAVLDVQYADHLLALGLSPVGSVGLGSTVLTFPQSLRAGLQHTALLGTYEYPDLPAVERLAPDLIICTEVHDQHHELLSGIAPVLMFKRNENWKTILSLFGELTGKRAEAKQIIADYHRRTSLLSEELAPALAGKSVALIRPLDSLVRVHSAAHRTGAVLYRDLGLPVPLFVADSSDTAYHISVERLPAVQASHYFLLSNELMQDGISATEQRVWGMLDTDERQQIHSVDAATWIGCYGPIGINGIVDQIEQALLA
- a CDS encoding GNAT family N-acetyltransferase codes for the protein MIRLCKSMDTDVTYQIINDAAKAYKGVIPDDRYHEPYMTLEELKCEMNDGVVFWGFEEKNLLLGVMGIQDKGDVCLIRHAYVRTNQRNSGIGTKLLSHMVALTNKPILIGTWDSAEWAKKFYLKNGTGIT